One Marinilabiliales bacterium genomic window, CTGGGCATTGGTTTTATTGTATTTTTCACCTATTGATGCGAGCGTCTGATTTGTAAATAGCCCATTGCGCCCTTGTGCAAAAGGAGACCAGGCTTGCATCTGCACCTTGTTTTTGTTTAAAAATTCATACGCTTCGGGCTGCTGAAAAAATGCGTGTGTTTCAATTTGATTGACCGTTGGTCTGATCTGACTGCTGGCAATCAACTCTTTTAGCTGGTCAGGTTCAAAATTACTGACTCCGATTGCCCTGATTTTATTTTTCTTATAGAGTTCTTCCATTGCTTTCCATGTTCCTTTTACATCACCACGGGGCCGATGGATAAGGTATAGGTCCAAATAATCCAAACCCAGTTTATCAAGTGATGTTTCAAATGCTTTTATCGTGTTTTCATAACCCGAATCGTCAACCCAGACTTTTGAGGTTACAAATAGTTCTTCCCTGTTTATTCCGCTCTGCCTGATCCCTTGTCCTACTGCTTCTTCATTGTTATAGATCGTAGCTGTATCAATAAGGCGGTACCCGAGAGAAATTGCATCGGCAACACACTTTTCACCAACTGGCCCGTTAAGATACAAAGTTCCGAACCCAAGAATTGGCATTTTTGCGCCGTTGTTGAGGATAATATTTTCAATGGAGGTTTCTGTCGGATCAATGTTTGTGGCACCAAATAATTTAGATGCTCCTAAACTCGCAATCATTGCAGAAGCTGCATACTTTGCACTCTTCTGTAAAAACTTCCGACGGTTTATTCCATCATTTTGGTTCTTATTTATCATTATAGCCTCCCTGTTTTGTTTATATAAAAATAATATTTGTTTTATGGAAATGATTTATTCTCCTGTAAACCGGACTTCTGGAAAATTTATATACAAATGTACATGAAATTTTTTTCATCCAAATTACACACAGACGGATGAAAAAAATTTCATGGGAAAGCGAAGCGGTTCCGACTGTAAGTCAAAATTTTGTTTCTTTTTAAAGTCAAAATTTTGACTTTTTTACAGGAGAAATATACGAATATCCAGGGATGTAATTGTAAGGAAATTAGTCTGTGCAAAATTTCAAGAATTGAACGTGAATAAATTGATATTCCTATTTCTACATACCGCAAATTGGTTGAGCCTGGCTTAGGAAAACATTTGAACATTTCGATTGGAGAATAAAAGGATGAAGGTTTAGCACGGCGCAATGATGCGGGTTTCATGACAATTGGATTAGATGATCACACTGTCCTGGAACTGTATTATTTTTGAGAAATCCCGGTTGCACTGTTATCTTTGTCTGGCAATAATGTTAATTACCAACTTTTTTCTCACTTGCAGTCAGGTTTGTCAACCGGGTACCCGGAGTTATAAGTATTATTAAAACTCAAAAAAGCGCTTATGAGAATTATACTGTTAATGTTATTCATGCTGCCTGTTATTGAATCCTGCAGGCAGCCGGCCGAAGCCCCTGATACGGTTTACTCCGGCAATCCGCTTTTTGAAGGCTGGTATGCCGACCCTGCCTCCCGCATTTACAATGATACATTCTGGATCTTTCCCACCTATTCTGATTATTATCACCGCCAGGTCTTCTTTGACTGCTTCTCTTCACCCGACCTGGTAAACTGGACCCGGCACGAGAGGATCATTGACACTACCGGGGTCAGTTGGGCAGACAGCGCCATGTGGGCGCCCGCTTCGGTTGAAAAGGACGGTAAATATTATTTCTTCTTCGCGGCCAATGACATGTATGAGGGGGATATCGGAGGAATAGGGGTTGCCGTTTCAGACCGGCCTGAGGGGCCTTACAGGGATTTACTGGGAGAGCCCCTTATCGGGGAAATTGTCAATGGTGCCCAGCCGATAGACCAGTATGTTTTCAAGGATACCGACGGGACATACTACATGTATTACGGGGGATGGGGCCGGTGTAACGTGGTCATGCTGAACGATGATTTTACCGGCCTGGTGCCTTTTGAAGACGGGACCCTCTACCGGGATGTTACACCGGAAGATTACGTGGAAGGGCCCTTTATGTTTATCAGGGACGGGAAGTACTACTTCATGTGGTCGGAAGGAAACTGGACCGGCCCTCACTACAGGGTTGCCTATGCCATATCCGATAATCCTTTCGGCCCTTTCGAGAGAAAAGGCGTTATCCTTGAGCAGGATTCCGAAGTTGCCAGGGGGGCAGGACACCATTCAGTTCTGGAGGTGCCAGGTGAAGATGAGTATTACATCATTTATCACCGGAGGCCGCTTGAAGAAACCCACCGGAACCACCGGGTAGTCTGCATTGAGAGGCTTGAATTCGATGCTGACGGCAACATAAAACCGGTCAGGATAACATTCGAAGGTGTGCCATCAAGAACACTGATCGGCCGCTGACATTTTCGTCTCCTGATCCTTTCGTATTGTAATCATGGTGGTTTTACCAACCACTTTTCAGGAGTTGTCGGTCACATTTATACCGCTATCTCTCGATAAAGTCATGCCAGTTAAAAAGTTTTTTGTAACTTGTGTAAAAACCAATTAGCGGCATCAGGCCCGTTCGTTCATGCAATTTGTTAATTCGACGGTTTTATTTATTTCTGCCTGCTACCCGGAGATGATGTTTTCATAACCCCCAAAATAAATCGATTATGAAAAAGTATGTAATTTTTTTGGCCGTATTAACCTTTGGTATTTTTTTCGAAGGACATTCGCAAAGGATATCCAGGGAACGTATTAGAGATCTGGTCCCTTCGAGGGAAACCATAGACGAGTCTGAAAAGCCTGACAAAATTGTAAGAAAAACTGAAAATGCAACGGTTTACCCGGGCGCAGCAGAGAGAGATCGCTCCAATACCGAAAGTGTATATGGTTCGCATTATACCGATGATCCCGTTGAAGATGTACATGCCTATTACTACAATGAAGCCGGTAATTACAGGAAGACAGAAGATGGCGATTATTTGTATGATTATAAACGGGTAGGTATGGATTTTGACCGGGTTAGAGTTTCCACTTCTTATAATTATGTTTTCCGAGGTGTAACAGATGCTTTGCGTGAACTGAGTGATGCACAGACGCGGGGGCTGATCTCCAGTGATGAATATACTGAAATAAGTAGAGAATTTAACCAGGTAAGAGGCATGTGGAAATCCGGCATTCCCGCTGAAGATATATTTCAAAGTTATTATCTTAGACTTAACCTAAATGCTTTAGTACAAGAAAGGGAAGAAAAGTACGAGAGAGAAAAGGGCAACATGACATCCGAAGAACAAATTGCCTACATGAGGGAAAGTGCCGAGATATATATTAAGATTGAGGAATTAAACAACTCGCGTGAGTTTGTTGATGAGTGGATAAAATGCCTTGAAGAGATGAGAGAATCGCTTGAGGGTGAAGGAAATACCTGGAATGTAGCTATCAGGATATCCCTTCTCTAAGATAGTTTTCCACAACCGGTATATCTGCCCCGGCCCAGTCCAGTGAACGGAGATCAGATACTCTGACCCATTTTATCTGCCGGTGCTCCCTGGCGACGGGCGAACCCTCCTTAATGCGGCACCTGAAGGGCACAAGCTCAAAGGGATTGCGGCCAGGGTAGCTGTGTACATTTGATGCCAGTCTACCGGTTATCCCGATTTCTATGCCCAGCTCTTCCTGGATCTCGCGCCTGAGACAGTCCTCGGGACTTTCACCCTCTGTTTTTTTTCCCCCGGGGAACTCCCATTTTAAAGGCAGGTGCATCGACCCGCTCCTCTGGGCGCACAGCACCATTCCATCTTTTTCGATTATCGCGCATGTAACAATTATCATGAGGCACAAATATCTTTGGATTAAACTATTAAGGTGACGGTGAGTTATAAGTAATATTGATCACAGGCAAAGATAACCGGTTTTTCCAACAGCGGTCTGATACCGGCAGATGTATTATATTTGTTAGGACATAGAGAATAATAGAATACCGTTTTACTATATTTGACGGTGACAACCAAATCTCAGTACTCATGAAGATAATCAGCATCTACAGATTTCTAATTACTACAGTCTTATTTTCAGCTATTCCGGCCCTTACAACAATTGCGGCAGAACCTTCAGCTGAAACGGCAACGGGAAGCCTTCCCCTGATCTCGGTCGAAGGCAACCGGTTTGTTGATGAAAACGGGAACACGGTGACCTTCCAGGGAGTGAGCGTTGCCGATCCCCACAGGCTGGAGAATATCGGGCAATGGAACCGGGAGCTCTTCAGGGAAATATCTGACTGGGGAGCAAACGTGATACGTTTGCCGGTACATCCCATGTGGTGGAGGGAGCGCGGTACCGACGCATACCTTGAACTGATCGACCAGGCGGTTGAATGGGCAAGGGAGTTTGATATCTATCTTATCATTGACTGGCACTCCATCGGAAACCTCCGTACCGAACTTTTTACGCGCGATATATACGAAACGTCATTGCGGGAAACATTTGAGTTCTGGCGCATCATAGCATCAAGATATGCAGGCGAGCCGGTTGTTGCCTTCTATGAGATCTTCAATGAACCAACCACAAGCAGCGACAGGCTGGGAGCCGTCTCATGGGAGCAGTGGAAAGAGATCGTTACCGATATAATCATCATAATCTTTGCCAATAACCCTGATGCAATACCGCTTGTGGCCGGGTTCGACTGGGGCTATGACCTTACCCCGGTAAGGCATTCACCGCTTGATATTGAAGGTATTGCCTACGTTACCCATCCCTATCCCCAGAAAAGGAGCCAGCCATGGCTGCCCAAGTGGGAGGAGGATTTTGGCTTTGCCGCCGACACCTACCCGGTCTTTGCAACTGAGCTGGGCTTCATGCAGGAGGAGGAGCGGGGCGCCCACATCCCGGTCATCGGTGATGAGGAGTATGGCCGTACCCTGATGAGGTATTTCAGGGAGAAGGGCATATCATGGGTCGCATGGGTATTTGACCCTCAGTGGTCGCCCATGCTGATAGAGGACTGGGATTATACTCCGACCCGCTCGGGGCGGTTCTTCCGTGATGTGATGCTGGGTAAAGAGAAGCTGGATTAACCCGGAGAACATAATGAACCGTCGGCTCGGCTTCATTCGATGGAGAAGGTACAAGGCTGGATTAACCCGGAGAACTGATGAACATGCAGGGTTGCAGTTCCGGTAACAATTGAGCGCAAACAGTTCAAAGTAAGCTGTTCGCGCTTTTTTTACCAGTTGAGTGAATAAATAGCGTTCCATTTACATAAGCTATGATTGAATACAACACCCTGAATAGATCGCAAAGGCTTGATCAGTAAAACAATGTAGAATTATTGTTTTACGATGCGAATGAGGTTGCTGGAATTATTGTTTACTATACAGATCAGGTAATTCATCTTCGAATAAAACAAAGGGGTGGTTTTTGTAGCATTTTCATCG contains:
- a CDS encoding aldo/keto reductase, with the translated sequence MINKNQNDGINRRKFLQKSAKYAASAMIASLGASKLFGATNIDPTETSIENIILNNGAKMPILGFGTLYLNGPVGEKCVADAISLGYRLIDTATIYNNEEAVGQGIRQSGINREELFVTSKVWVDDSGYENTIKAFETSLDKLGLDYLDLYLIHRPRGDVKGTWKAMEELYKKNKIRAIGVSNFEPDQLKELIASSQIRPTVNQIETHAFFQQPEAYEFLNKNKVQMQAWSPFAQGRNGLFTNQTLASIGEKYNKTNAQVSLRWHYQRGIVTIPRTSQKAHMAENLNIFDFELNESDMRTISDLDINITQFPEWE
- a CDS encoding arabinan endo-1,5-alpha-L-arabinosidase; protein product: MRIILLMLFMLPVIESCRQPAEAPDTVYSGNPLFEGWYADPASRIYNDTFWIFPTYSDYYHRQVFFDCFSSPDLVNWTRHERIIDTTGVSWADSAMWAPASVEKDGKYYFFFAANDMYEGDIGGIGVAVSDRPEGPYRDLLGEPLIGEIVNGAQPIDQYVFKDTDGTYYMYYGGWGRCNVVMLNDDFTGLVPFEDGTLYRDVTPEDYVEGPFMFIRDGKYYFMWSEGNWTGPHYRVAYAISDNPFGPFERKGVILEQDSEVARGAGHHSVLEVPGEDEYYIIYHRRPLEETHRNHRVVCIERLEFDADGNIKPVRITFEGVPSRTLIGR
- a CDS encoding (deoxy)nucleoside triphosphate pyrophosphohydrolase, with amino-acid sequence MIIVTCAIIEKDGMVLCAQRSGSMHLPLKWEFPGGKKTEGESPEDCLRREIQEELGIEIGITGRLASNVHSYPGRNPFELVPFRCRIKEGSPVAREHRQIKWVRVSDLRSLDWAGADIPVVENYLREGIS
- a CDS encoding glycoside hydrolase family 5 protein, which codes for MKIISIYRFLITTVLFSAIPALTTIAAEPSAETATGSLPLISVEGNRFVDENGNTVTFQGVSVADPHRLENIGQWNRELFREISDWGANVIRLPVHPMWWRERGTDAYLELIDQAVEWAREFDIYLIIDWHSIGNLRTELFTRDIYETSLRETFEFWRIIASRYAGEPVVAFYEIFNEPTTSSDRLGAVSWEQWKEIVTDIIIIIFANNPDAIPLVAGFDWGYDLTPVRHSPLDIEGIAYVTHPYPQKRSQPWLPKWEEDFGFAADTYPVFATELGFMQEEERGAHIPVIGDEEYGRTLMRYFREKGISWVAWVFDPQWSPMLIEDWDYTPTRSGRFFRDVMLGKEKLD